The genomic region ACATCTAGATACTGGAAGCAGTGATCTTTGGGTCAATGTCGCAACCAGTGACCTCTGTTCAGATGCAGACAGCACCTGCTCAATATCTGGAACCTACGCCCCAAACTCTTCCTCGACCTACAATTACCTAAACAGCGACTTCAACATCTCCTACGTCGACGGATCAGGTTCCTCAGGCGACTATGTGACAGACACAGTAACAGTTGGCGACGTCAGCATAGAGAACCAGCAGTTCGGCGTAGGCTACGAGTCAAGCTCCGAAGAAGGCATTCTCGGAATTGGCTACCCCATCAACGAAGTAGCAGTAGCCTACAATGGAGGACGACCTTACGCGAATCTTCCTCAAAATCTATTGAACGCCGGCCACATCGCCACAAACGCCTACAGTCTCTGGCTCAACGACCTCGACGCCTCGACAGGCTCTATCCTCTTCGGCGGTGTCAACTCAGCGAAATATACCGGCTCCCTCCGAACGCTCCCAATCATCCAGGAGTCGGGTATCTACGCCGAATTCGTCATCGCCCTCACAGCAGTTGGCCAGAACGGCAACACCGGATCCATCGCGAGCGACCTCGCGACTCCGACCTTACTGGACTCCGGCAGTAGTTTGATGTACCTGCCCAACAACATCACGCAATCGATCTACGACGCCGTCGGAGCCCGCTACGACTCAAGCCAAGGAGCAGCCTTCATCGACTGCGACAAAGCCAACTCGGACGACACCATCGACTTCACCTTCTCCTCCCCAACAATCAAAGTCGCAATGAACGAACTCGTCATCGTAGCAGGCATCGACCGCGGCCGTCCCATCTGTATCCTCGGCATCGGACCCGCTGGAGGCAGCACGCCTGTGCTTGGGGATACGTTTCTGCGATCAGCATACGTAGTCTACGACCTGACTGCGAACGAGATCAGTCTCGCGCAGACGAATTTCAATTCGACAAGTGATAACATTATGGAGATTACGAACTCGACAGGCGTACCAGACGCCACAGTTGTCGAGAACGCCGTGACAAGCGTCGCGGTGCAGGATGGAGGGGCCAGAATCAATGGATACACGAGTACACTGCATGCAGCGGCTGAGCCGACTGCTGCGGTGGGCTGGAATGCGGCGGTGTTGGGCGCTGCGGGTGCTGCGGGTGCTGCTGCGTTGCTTGCAATATGATCTGCGACAGGAATGATTTTCTTTGGGTTGCATAGCGTGGAGTTCTTGGAGATATATCATTGTTGTGCATAGCGAAGGGGCTTGGGAGCTCTGGATGGGGCCTTGTAGGAAGGCGGCGGATGATGATTATGACCTGGGGATTTTGAGACAGAAGAGCATTTGAGACAGATGGGAGAGATACAGTGTAGAGAATGTAGAAACAGAGTACAGCAGCAGTATTGATACAGTCTGATCATGATTCGTCGCTTCATTCCCCCAATTGCAAGCAGCGTTGTAGATCAATCTCGTGGGCTTGGTAAAACGCATGTGGCCAAAGAGAGATGCCCTCGCAATTGCAGTTAGGTGATCCCACCTCCTTCTCGTAAAGCTCATGAAGTCCATCCCGCTCCGCTGCACCCAAGCGAAGCCACGACCTAACCTCATCTCATCCCAACATCTGGACCTCGTGGCCCTCTCACCACGCCACTCTTCCTCCGATGGCATCTCTATGCCTTGCGCACGCCACCCAGCTTGATCCGGAAGCTCGACGGCTGAGAGTCATGAGCCGGTGCTTTGCGCTTCAGGCTCAGCGATGACGGCTTGTACTTCTCGTTGCTGGCTTGACCCTCGCCGGCCATTGCCTTGACCTCAGCACCTGGCACAAGCTTGACTTTGGCCATCTGGCTGGTCGGCACGATGATCTTGCGCTGCGCTGATGGCATATCGTGCTCATGGTGCTCCTTCTTCATGGCCAGAATTTTGCGCTGATCAGGCGGCATGCTCTCTGGGGAGTCCGGCTCGGCGGTCCGAGTGGACTTTGCTCGACTTAGTCTTCGAGTAAGGCAGCGGGTCCTTGCCCGCGTTACTGTTGACGTGATCCCACTTGCGCTTCTCGGTTGGGAAGGCTGGAGAAGTGGTGCTCTGAGCTGTGAATGGAGATGGCTTTGGAGAGGCGAAGGAGACGTTGAGAGTCAAGCCTGGGTTCTGCTCCTGAAGTTGCTCGCTAAGAATCTGTCAGTATTGAATTTGATGCCAGCGTAGTTGCAGCACTTACATGTCGAACTTCAGTCTGCTGTTGGCGCACTTGAGATCTCGCCGCTCCATCTTCAAGTCGTAGATCTCCTTCTCGAGTGCGGAGACTCTCTTCTTCTCTTGCGCAAGTGTGGACTTGGTACCCAAACTTGACGTCTTCATGGCCTTCTCGGCGCCCTCCATGGCGGAGACTCTGGCTTTGAGGTTGCGCACATACTGCTGCTCAGTGCCGAGCTCCTGCTCCAGCTTCGTGTTCTGCGCCACCGTATCAGCTCCCGCGCATACCTCGTCTCCGCGGCGCAACTTACCGTGATTTGAGCTTCCATGAGCATGCGCTTCTGCGCGCCGATGATATCCTCAAGCTGAGCGATGTCCTCCGGGTCTTGCTTGATGGCTGAGTCGTTGCTAGCTGTGAGTTTGTGGTTCTCAAACTCAAGCTCGGAGATGCGTGAGTTGACAGCGTAGAACCTATTCTTCCAGAAGATGGCGTCCATGTCGGCCATGGTGACTAGCTGTGGTATGCTTCGTGTATAGTCGTTGAAGTTATCGTTGTCAAGTTGCAATTGGCGATGACAATGGTTGTTGTAATCGTGTCGCTGTAATGTTGGATTTGCGAGATCGAGCTATATATGCTCACTGTCGCCGTGAGCTTCGCAGCGCAGCCAATAGAAGGCCACATCGTAAGTGCATGAAGACGAGAGGGAAAGGTGAGGTCGTAAATTGGAGGGCATCCCAGCGATTGGCAATGGAACAGCGCTGAAAGCTGGGAGTATGGGCTTCACTTAGCTGAATTGTGGTGAGATCGAGCTGAGATCGAGCTGTGTGCCCGCCGAAGTGGGTGGGTGGGGGTATGAATAGTCGCATAGCATCTCCAATCTGCTCACTCACAGAGCCAAGTTGTAGGTGTAGTCGTCCTCCATGTTCTGGCTGACCCAGAGCACCACCGAGCTGTCCACACGTTAGCGTTTGTGCACTTATCCTGCTGTCCATAGCCGTAGCATCGACCGTAGCCATGACCACTGCCACAACCACAACCATATCCACAACATACCTCAGCATAACCAATGCATTCGCAGCAAGATTCGCCGCTCCAAACCACAGACTCATCCCCGTCGCTCCCTCCGTTACATACTTCAACACCATAACCGTCACACCACCCGCCAGTCCCCCCGCCATCGCCGCGAATCCCATGAACAGCACAACTCTTGCCTTCCACGCGACGCCATCCCCGCTGTACGCAAATGTATCACCTGATAACCGCGTCTTGTCGATGCTGTTGATGACCAGCATGCCCAGGAAGGAGAAGATGGCGGGGATCCAGTCGACGAAGTTTAGGTGCAGGTCGGAGCCGTTGAGGTGCGATTTGGAGTAGACTTGGGCGTCGATTAGGATGAAGAGGGCGAGGCAGAACTGGGAGGTATGGTTAGTGGGAAGATGGGGGTGGGGGTGGGAGGAGAGGGTGTGTGTACCAAAGAGCCTGAGAGGTAGACGCCTGCTGTTCTGCTGTTGGCGCTGTTCAGCCAGACCGGCTTGGGGAATTTGAAGAGCCGGTGGTCGTCCATGTTGTCGCCGTATGTCAAGATTGATGTCAATCGGGAAGAGAATGTCGTTGGATCGTGCTTGTCGTGGTCGCGTGAGGTCGTCGTCCTGCGCAGCTTGACGCCTGGCTGGAGCTCACAAGCAAGTGACGCCGCGCAGCTGCCAGCCAAGACGTCGGCCCCGGCAGAGAGTCGTTCCTGCCGACGACCAGGATGTTATTTCACAACTTTCACTTCACTTCCCTGCCAGATCACGGCGAATGAACCTCTAATTGGCATTGGATCGCTATCACATGCAATACTAGTCTTCGTAACAGGTTGCAAGTATTCTGTCTTTTTGGGCCGAGGCTTGCTGTCTTGACTATAGCGCTACATCTTACGGCCGATCTTCTCCCAATCCTGACTTCATCACTCTTCACATTCTCTTCTCTACTGTGCATACTTCCAACACATCTCTTCCCTCATCAACAATAATCATAATGGCCTTCTCCTGGTACCCCGGCAAACAAGACATAACCTACACCCACTCCCCCCAACCCCTCGTCCTGCCCACCAAAACAGGACCCAAACGTGCCTTTCCCGAGATCGTCAAAGACATCACACCAGAATGCTACCTCAACCCCTTCCTCTTCAACGGCCACCTCCAAACAGCCTACACCGCAGTGAAAATGGCCGGTCCCGCAATCCACTACAAGCGTCGTGTCGTCGAGCAAGAAGATAAGGATTTCCCAGGCCACTTCACCATCGACATCGTCACAGCGCCACCTCCCAAATCCAACGCCGAGGCGCAAGATGGTGGGCTAGATGACCAAGGCCTTCGTGAGGACCCCATGGGGGTGGGCCACCACCGCCTCCCGCCACGGACGACGTACTTCACCGACAAGGAATTTGAGAATCTCGGTTCTGACGATACGAAGCCTATGCTCATCTCCCTGCATGGTCTTTCTGGTGGATCGTATGAGAACTACCTGCGTCAGGTTCTGGAACCTTTGGTGAAGTCTACGCCCGAAGGCGAGGAAGCTGGGGGTATTTCGAGCGGGGAGTGGGAGGCGTTGGTAGTGAACAGTCGAGGCTGCGCGGGCTCGAAGATTACCACTTCGATGCTGTATAATGCGCGCGCGACGTGGGATGTGAGGCAAGTAGTGAAGTGGGTGAGGAAGACGTGGCCGAACAGGAAGGTGTATGGGATTGGATATTCGCTGGGGGCGAACATTTTGACGAATGTAAGTGGGAAGGAACTCTTTTCTAATCTTTCGCTTTCATATTGCTGAGTATTTTCTTTTTGTAGTATCTTGGCGAGGAAGGAGATAAATGCCTCCTCTCCGCCGCTGTGATCGTCTCCAACCCTTGGAAGCTTGAAGCGGGATCTTTATCACTTCAACGCTCGTACATTGGTCTTGAAGTGTACAGCAAAACTATGGGCAAGTCGATGCTAGCACTCTTCGACACTCATAAAGAGCAGATCTTGAAAAACAAGAACATCAGCTACGAAGGCATGCATAAGTTGAAGTACCTGCACGAATTTGATCGAGCGGTGCAGTGCGCGACTTGGGGCTACCCAACAGAAGGCGCATACTACCGCGATGCCAGCAGTGCAGACAGTGTAATGGCGATCAGGATCCCAACGCTCTGCGTGCACGCAAAGGACG from Fulvia fulva chromosome 2, complete sequence harbors:
- a CDS encoding putative aspartic-type endopeptidase opsB, with product MRSSTSLAVAAAISSGAQAISLVKRADGTPRVVEHTIQRKHISNPLEHDRKRWLRKRHDTINVALDNEETLYFMNATIGTPAQSFRLHLDTGSSDLWVNVATSDLCSDADSTCSISGTYAPNSSSTYNYLNSDFNISYVDGSGSSGDYVTDTVTVGDVSIENQQFGVGYESSSEEGILGIGYPINEVAVAYNGGRPYANLPQNLLNAGHIATNAYSLWLNDLDASTGSILFGGVNSAKYTGSLRTLPIIQESGIYAEFVIALTAVGQNGNTGSIASDLATPTLLDSGSSLMYLPNNITQSIYDAVGARYDSSQGAAFIDCDKANSDDTIDFTFSSPTIKVAMNELVIVAGIDRGRPICILGIGPAGGSTPVLGDTFLRSAYVVYDLTANEISLAQTNFNSTSDNIMEITNSTGVPDATVVENAVTSVAVQDGGARINGYTSTLHAAAEPTAAVGWNAAVLGAAGAAGAAALLAI
- a CDS encoding UPF0220 protein codes for the protein MDDHRLFKFPKPVWLNSANSRTAGVYLSGSLFCLALFILIDAQVYSKSHLNGSDLHLNFVDWIPAIFSFLGMLVINSIDKTRLSGDTFAYSGDGVAWKARVVLFMGFAAMAGGLAGGVTVMVLKYVTEGATGMSLWFGAANLAANALVMLSSVVLWVSQNMEDDYTYNLAL
- a CDS encoding Monoacylglycerol lipase, encoding MAFSWYPGKQDITYTHSPQPLVLPTKTGPKRAFPEIVKDITPECYLNPFLFNGHLQTAYTAVKMAGPAIHYKRRVVEQEDKDFPGHFTIDIVTAPPPKSNAEAQDGGLDDQGLREDPMGVGHHRLPPRTTYFTDKEFENLGSDDTKPMLISLHGLSGGSYENYLRQVLEPLVKSTPEGEEAGGISSGEWEALVVNSRGCAGSKITTSMLYNARATWDVRQVVKWVRKTWPNRKVYGIGYSLGANILTNYLGEEGDKCLLSAAVIVSNPWKLEAGSLSLQRSYIGLEVYSKTMGKSMLALFDTHKEQILKNKNISYEGMHKLKYLHEFDRAVQCATWGYPTEGAYYRDASSADSVMAIRIPTLCVHAKDDPIAVDEGVPYEEIKQNPYVVMLATSGGGHLSWFQLGGARWHSKPIVGFFNAMAREVDFDQVEKPELAAQGPHGGIQTPFAFNPVRRSLHIADSPYS